The genomic window GGTCGGGGGGCAGCAGCTCCGAACGCAGCGTCGGTCCGCCCTCGAGCGACACGGATTCAGCCGCGCAGACGCCGGGGATCCGAATCCGCACCTGCCGCGCCGGGATCGGGGCACCGGTGTGTGACGCCGTCACAGTGATGTCCGCCCGGCCATCGCTGCGGCGTTCCAGGGTCTGCGTGAAGCGCACGATGCCCGGCTCGGGCTGCGCGGCGCCATCATCCTCGACCAAGGTCGACGTCGCGTCGCCGACGACGACCAGCAACTCCATGCGCGCCGGAGCGACGGCGGCATCCGACATCGGATCGGAATCGAGTGGCACGACGGCACCGGCCCTCGCGAGCACCGGATACTCGTCGAGTGCGCGCGTGAGCAGAACTTCGCGGGAGCCGCGGTACCGCAGCCCGGTGATGAGGTCCACCCACTGCCCCTCGGGCAGCCAGGCGGATGCCGTCGCGAGCTGCGACAGGCGCTCCCGCGGCGCCGTGATGGGCACGACGAGGAGGTGCTCGCCGAGCAGGTACTGATCGGGATGGCGATAGGCGCCGCCCTCCCGGGGCGAGTCGTGGTAGAGCGGGCGGACGATGCTCACATTGTCGCGGTGCGCGGCCCAGGCTCCGGTGTAGAGCATCGGGATCAGCCGGTGACGCAGCCGCAGATACCGACGCATGATCGTCGCGGCCGGCTCGCCATACGCCCACGGCTCCTTGGAGCTGAACGGGTTGGTCGAGGAGTGCAAGCGATTGATCGGCGACACCACCCCGAACTGCAGCCAGCGCACTGCCAGCTCGACGTCGTGTGAGCCGTTCATGTGCCCACCGATGTCATGGCTCCACCACGTAAAGCCGGCGTTCGCCGCCGTGGCGGTGAACTCGGGCTGGAATGCGAGAGACGCCCAGCTCACAATCGTGTCACCCGAGAAGCCGACAGGGTAACGGTGCCCGCCGCGCTCGGTGTAGCGCGAGAAGGTCAACGGCCGACGTCCGGCGCGCGCCGAGGAGTGGAAGTGCGTGTGGTTCAGCATCCACAGTGGGTCAAGGCCCGGCATTCCCGAGTACGCACCCGACTGCCAGTCGATCCACCAGAAGTCGACACCCTGTTCCTCCAGCGGGCCGAGCACGTGATCCTGATACGCCGTCATGAACTCCCGTGACGACACCTCGAAGTCGATGCCGAGCCCGCGGGCGGGGTCGACGCCCAGCGCTTCGGCGACGTCCGGGTAGGCCGCCTCGTGTCGGCGGATGCCGTCAGCGGGATGCAGATTGAGCGTGACGGCGAGCCCTTGATCATGCAGGGCCGACAGGAACCGTGGCGGATCGGGAAAGAGGTCCGTGTTCCAGGTGTATCCCGTCCACCCGGTCCCGATCGCCGGGTCGACGTCCACGACGTGCCAGTCCATGTCGATCACCGCAACGGAGAGTGGCACGTCATTCTCGCGGAATCGCTCCATCAGAGACAGGTACTCCTGCTCGTGATACGCCCAGTACCGGCTCCACCAGTTGCCCAGCGCGAAGCGGGGAACCAGCGGGATGGGACCGGTGAGGGCGTGGAAGTCACCGAGCGCCGCGGCGAAATCGCGGCCGTACCCGAAGAAGTAGATGTCGACGGACTCATCCGCCCGGTCGCGGGGGCGAATCCACCCGTCGTCGCTCAGAATCAGCGACTCCGAGTCGTCGAGCACGCCGAAGCCGAAGGTCGAGAGGATCCCCGGCAGGACGTCGATCCGCCCGTCGATCTCGTCCAGCGTCCGCGCGGTGCTGCCGAGGTTGCCGCGCGCCGGCAAGGTCTGCGGATACTCCTGTCCGGGCCGCCATGTCGTGTAGTGGACGTCCGTCGCGCCGGTCAGCAGCGTGATCGCAAGGCCGGAGGTGCTCGGCATCCGCTCGTCGTACCGCAGCCGCAGGCTATCTGTCGTGAGTTCGATCCCCCGGTCGGTGCGAACCACGCCGAATCGCGGAACCGGGAAGCTGCGGTTCTGCACCTGCTGCGTCTTGTCGTCTACGAAGCGCTCCTGCGGATCCCATTCGATACGGATCAGGCGGTCCGTCAAGACCGAGATGCGGTAACCGGGTCCCGTGAGCGTCGCGCCGTCTGCAGCGGGTGCCGGCTTTCCATCCGACAACGAGATCATCGATTCCTCTGCCATTTCTCAGCCCTTCAGCGCTGCGCTCGCGGCGCCGGCGATGAACCGGCGTTGGAACAAGATGTAGACCACGAGCACGGGGACGATGGCCAGCGTCGTTGCAGCGAACAGCCCGCCGTAGTCGGTGCCGTACTGCCCCCGGAACGTCGTGAGTCCCACCGCGAGCACCTGCTTCTCCTCCGAAGAGATCATCAGATAGGGCCACAGGTAGTCCTCCCAGACCCAGAGGAACTGGAAGATCGACAGCGCCGAGATCGCGTTCACGCTCAGCGGCGCGACGATGCGATGGAAGATGAACCACTCGGACGCCCCGTCGATGCGTGCGGCTTCGAGGATCTCATCGGGGATGGAATCCATGCTCTGCCGCATCATGAAGATGCCGAACGCGCTGATCACGGCGGGGATGATGATCGAGGCATAGCTGTCGGTGAGGCCGATCGAGCGGAAGATCGTGTACCGCGGGATGATGACGACCGCCCAGGTGATCATCATGGTCGACAGGATCACGGCGAACAGCGCCCCGCGACCGCGGAAGGTGTACTTCGCGAACACGAACCCGCCCACGAGGCTCGTGTAGACCGACAGCGCAGTGATCGTCACTGACAGCAACACGCTGTTGAAGAAGAGCCGGAAGAAGTCCAGCTTCGTCTGGATGGAGACGAAGTTCTCCAGTGTCCACTCCCGCGGCAGGAAGCTCTGATCGAAGCTGAGGATCTCGGAGTTGGATTTGAATGCCGACAGGATCATCCAGAAGAACGGCAGGACGACGATGCCACCGACGAGCAGCAGCCCGGCGTTCAGCGCGAAGACGCGCACCTTCATGACGTCTTCTCCTTCGAGCGGTGGGTGAAGCGTCGACGACGCGGGGTGTCGAGCGCCGATTGGTTCATACGCCAGGAAGCGGCGGTGAGCAGGGCTGTGATGATCAGGAGGATGAAGGCGATCGCCGACGCGTAGCCGAAGTTGTACTTCACGAATGCCTGGTCATAGATCATGAAGGAGATCAGCTGCGTGGATGTCCCGGGTCCGCCGTTGGTCATCACGAGCACCTGCACGAAGGCCTGCAGATAGCCGATCATCGACGTGATGATGATGAAGAAGAGCATGGGACGCAGCAGCGGCAGGATGATGTGCCAGAACGTTCGCCACGCGCTCGCGCCGTCCACCGACGCTGCCTCCAGCACATCCTCCGGAATGGCGTAGAGGCCGGCGAGGAACAGGATCACAGCGAATCCGAAGTCCTTCCAGATCGTCATGACCACGATCGCCAGCAGAGAGAAGCGCTGGTCGAAGAGCCAGTTGACGTCCAGTCCGAAGAGCGTGTTGATCGCCCCGAACTGAGGGTTGTACATGAGCGTCCACAGGAACGCGACTGCGACGAGCGGCATGACCGTCGGCAGGTAGAAGATCGTGCGGAAGAACGTGCGCCACCGACTGAGCTTCGAGAAGAGGGCGTAGGCGATGGCGAGTCCGAGCAACACGCGACCGGCGATCGCGAGGATGCCGAACACCAGGGTGTTGGACGACGCGCGCCAGAACGTCGGGTCGGCGAACAGGGCGGCGTAGTTGTCGATCCCGGTGAAATCGAACCTGCCGTTCAGCGGGTTCCAGTCATGGAAGCTGCCCACGAACGCGATTCCGATCGGAATGAGCAGAAGCAGCACGAGCGACGCCATGATGACGCCGACCGTGATGTTGCGAAGCCACAGTTCGCTTGCCGGTTTCTTGATGCGGCGGGTCGCCTGCGTCACCGGGGCCGTCTCGCCCCGGTGGGCAGAGCGGGTGGAGGTCTGAATGGTCATCGGGTGTCGCTCCCGGCCGCCGCTCGGACGGCCGGGAGCGCTCCTTTCTGCGTCGGAAGCTCAGTTGCCGGAGTAGAACGCGTAAAGGCCCTCTGAGGAGACGAAGTCCTTGCCGCTCAGATCCTTCTCGATCGTCGCCTGAGCCGCCGCCAGGGCTTCCTCGGGTGCGACGCCGTTGAAGAGGATCTCCTCCCACATCGTCGCGGTCGTGGTCTCGAACGTCGCCGGGATCGGGCCGGGCCAGATGTAGCGGTCGATCTCACCGAAGGCTGCGAGCGCCGGGTTCTCGGCGAACACCGGGTCATCGGCGATCGGCTTGTAGGCCGGGAAGACACTGAAGATGAGCGAGAGCTCCTTCATCGATTCGGCGTCGGTGAGGAAGTAGCGCAGGAAGTCCTGTGCCACCTCCTTCTCCGCGTCGCTGGCGTTCGCGTTGATGCCGAACGTCGACTCTCCGTTGTAGCGGTCGAGCGCGTACGGCGTCTCACCCGCCTCCGGCACCGGAGTCTGGAACGCGCTCCAGTTGAGGTCCGGGTAGTCGTTCTTCAAGGTTCCGGAGAACCAGCCCCATGCGTACGTCATGGCCGACAGGCCCTGGCCGAAGCTGTCCGTGCCGGCTGCGCCGAAGTCGGGATCACCTGAGCCGTCTGCGTAGATGTCGACGAAGCGCTGGATGACCTCCAGGTTCGCCTCGTTGTCGATGGCGGGCGTGCTGCCGTCTGCCTCGAACAGGTTCTGGCCGAGCTGATAGGCCAGACCCGCCTGCATCGTGTGTCCGCCGCTGTTGAAGTTGAACCCTGCCTGGCGCAGCTGATCTCCGTCGCGGATGGTGAGCGCCTTGGCGACCTCACGGAATTCGTCCCACGTCGTCGGGATGTCGGCATCGGTCAGGCCTGCGGCCTCCCACATGTCGGTGTTGTAGTAGATCGCGCCGCTCATGAGGCCGAGATCGATGTAGTGCGTTTCCCCGTCGATCAGGTGACTTGCAGCGCCGGCGTAGTCGGCCTCGAGGTCCGCGGGGTCGATGTCGTACGGCTCCATGTTCGCGATGAGGTTCTCGTGCTGCGAGTTGTGCACGTTGAAGAGCGCGGGGCCACCGCCGGACTGCAGCTCCAGCGGAAGCTTGGTCCAATAGTCCTCCCACGGCTGGTTCACGACATTGATCACCACATTGGGGTGGATCTCGCTGTACGCGTCGGCGATGGCCTGGAACTGCTCGACATTGGTCCACGCCCACCAGTCCAGCTCGATGGGCTTTCCGTCATTCACGAGCGTGTTGGGGTCGTAGGTCACGTTGACGCCGGCGATAGGCAACCCCTTGTCCGGCTCGGTGTCTTCAACACCCCCGCTGCTGCTCGCGCACGACGTCAACGACACCGAGAGTGCGGCCGCGGCACCGATCGCCACCGTAATGCGGACTCGCCTACTCGCTCGGGACATGAGGACTCCTTTGTCTGGTTTACCGGTATACCTTTACCGGTAAACTACGATGCATCACGGAGGTGGTAGCTGTCAAGATGGATGTACCGAAATCGGGGGGCAACGGATGGTGACGATCGCAGACATCGCTCGCGTATGCGGAGTGTCGAAGATGACGGTCTCCAACGTGCTCAACGGTCGTGACGAGCGCGTCTCCGCGGCCACGCGCGAGCGCGTGCGCAAGACCGCAGACGACCTGAACTATCAGCCCAGCGCGGCCGCTCGCTCACTGTCCGCGGCCCGTAGCGAGATCATCTCGCTCGTCTACTACGACGCAGCCGAAGGGGATCTGGGGCTATCCAACCCTCACGACGCCATGCTCCTCGGCGAGATCGAGAGGCACGTCAGCGCCGCGGGCAAGCACCTGATGATCCACGCGGCCACGGATGCCGCAGACACCGCACGCCGACTGCGTTCGTGGAATGTCGACGGCGCGGTGTTCCTGGGGGTGCTGGCCGACGACGTCGAACAGCTGCGCCGACATCAGGACGTGCCGATGGTGTTCATCGATGCGTATACGGACGCAGAGATCTCCACTGTCGGGCTCGACGACGAGCAGGGCAGCTACGAGGCGACGCGGCTGCTCCTCGCTGCAGGGCATCGCTCCATCGCCTTCGTCGGCCCCCGAGCCACCAGCGACGGCGTCATCAACGCCCGATACACGGGATACAGACGGGCCCTCAGCGAGGCCGGACTGGATGCGGACCAAACGCAGGTGGTCGCCAATGTCAGTTTCGCCGATGCGGAGGCCGCTGCGGACAAGCTGCTCGCTCATCCCGTGAAACTCACGGCGGCCGTAGTGACCGCCGACATCCTCGCGATCGGTCTGATCAAGGCGCTCTCTCGCCGCGGCATCCAGGTGCCCACGGACTTCTCCCTCGTCGGATTCGATGACCTTCCGATCGCCGCAATGGTCACTCCCACGCTGTCGACCGTCCGTCAGGACATCGCGGAGAAGGCCCGAGCGGCAGTGGAGCTACTGACAGATCAGCTCGGCGGACGCCGCGACCCCCGTCGCATCACTCTGAAGCCCCGCCTGGTCGAGCGAGAATCGGTCGCGCCCCCTCGGGCTCGCTGAGCCCTCGCGCCGCGACGACACCGGTGACCGACACCGACGGCGGTTTCTCGGCGCCGTTCCGAAGCCACGGCGTCACGGATGCGGGTTGGTCGCCGCTCCGTCGAGCCACAGCGTGTCGGTGGGGTCGGCGTGCGTGCCGCCGCTGCCGACGTGCTTCGCGCTGATCTGCGGCCCCTTCGTGATGACGTGGACCATCGCCATGGCGTGTCCACGGCCGACGCCGTAGTCCTCGGCGAGCCACTGCACGATGGGAGCGGCAGGGGTCGACGCATCGAAACCCTTCTCCCCCGCGATCTCCACCAGCTGGCGCGGGGTGAGCCCGGTCTTCTTCTCGACGGCGTCGAGGTACGCCTGGAAAGACATGTGCACTCCTTCAGTCGGTCAGCGAGGGGATGTCGAGCGTGCCGCGGGAATCCCACCACTCCTGGATGATCACCGGCGACGCATGCATGCAGACGATCCGCAGCCGCGACGTGCCGCAGTTGACGAAGCGATGCCAGGTCCACAGCGGCGCGGTGACGGTGTCCCCGGCCGTCGCCTGCAAGACGCGATCGCCGATCGTCACGTCCGCCTCGCCCTCGAGCACGATCCAGGTCTCGGTGTACGGATGCCGGTGCAGCTCCGGGCCCTGTCCGGGGTCGTTGTCGACGAAGAAGTACGACAGGCCCGCGCCGTGCTCGCGCCCGACGAACCGCCGGGTGCGGCCGCTGCCGATCCGCAGCGTCTCAGCGGGGATCAGTTCCACAACCTCGTCCATCGTCCCTCCCTGTGGCGTCGTCGCTGCTTCGAGGGTGGCACAGCCGCGGGCAGCCCCCAAGGCCCTGACCACTGAAGAACCGGCCCCGCCGCTCCCCCGCTACGGCTACCGCAACAGGCGGCGCAGCGTCTGGATCGTGTCGGCATCCTCGGAGCGCTTGTCATCGCGGTACGCCTTGACTCGGGCGAACCGCAGCGCGATCCCTCCGGGATAACGCGGTGAGCGTTGCACGCCGTCGATCGCGATCTCGACCACCGTCACCGGCTCGACCCACACCGTGCCGGGGGTGCGGTGTGTCGCGATCGTCGGGAAGTGCTCGGTCTGCCAGCGCAGCGTGGCATCCGTCAGCCCTTTGAAGGTCTTGCCGACCATGACGAACCCGCCGGGCTCACCGAACTCGCCCTCGGGGTCGAGGGCGCCGAGATGCAGGTTCGAGAGCATGCCCGCGCGGCGCCCCGACCCCTCCTCCACCGCGAGCACGACGAGGTCGAAAGTGTGGACGGGTTTGACCTTGATCCAGCTCGCCCCGCGGCGGCCGGCTGCATAGGTCGAGTCGATCGCCTTGACGACGACGCCCTCGTGGCCGGCGGCGAGGGCATCGCGGCTCACCCGTTCGGCGACCTCGGGGTCGGACGTGACCTCGCCGCGCACGCGATGAGCCGGCGCGATCCGGGCAAGCGCGGCCATGCGGGTGCGCAGCGGCTCATCGATCAGGTCCCGACCGTCCAAGTGCAGCACATCGAAGAACCACGGATGCAGCACGAGTTCGCGCGCCGCCTCGGCGCCGAAC from Microbacterium sp. zg-Y625 includes these protein-coding regions:
- a CDS encoding carbohydrate ABC transporter permease; the protein is MTIQTSTRSAHRGETAPVTQATRRIKKPASELWLRNITVGVIMASLVLLLLIPIGIAFVGSFHDWNPLNGRFDFTGIDNYAALFADPTFWRASSNTLVFGILAIAGRVLLGLAIAYALFSKLSRWRTFFRTIFYLPTVMPLVAVAFLWTLMYNPQFGAINTLFGLDVNWLFDQRFSLLAIVVMTIWKDFGFAVILFLAGLYAIPEDVLEAASVDGASAWRTFWHIILPLLRPMLFFIIITSMIGYLQAFVQVLVMTNGGPGTSTQLISFMIYDQAFVKYNFGYASAIAFILLIITALLTAASWRMNQSALDTPRRRRFTHRSKEKTS
- a CDS encoding extracellular solute-binding protein; the encoded protein is MPIAGVNVTYDPNTLVNDGKPIELDWWAWTNVEQFQAIADAYSEIHPNVVINVVNQPWEDYWTKLPLELQSGGGPALFNVHNSQHENLIANMEPYDIDPADLEADYAGAASHLIDGETHYIDLGLMSGAIYYNTDMWEAAGLTDADIPTTWDEFREVAKALTIRDGDQLRQAGFNFNSGGHTMQAGLAYQLGQNLFEADGSTPAIDNEANLEVIQRFVDIYADGSGDPDFGAAGTDSFGQGLSAMTYAWGWFSGTLKNDYPDLNWSAFQTPVPEAGETPYALDRYNGESTFGINANASDAEKEVAQDFLRYFLTDAESMKELSLIFSVFPAYKPIADDPVFAENPALAAFGEIDRYIWPGPIPATFETTTATMWEEILFNGVAPEEALAAAQATIEKDLSGKDFVSSEGLYAFYSGN
- a CDS encoding DUF4287 domain-containing protein; the encoded protein is MSFQAYLDAVEKKTGLTPRQLVEIAGEKGFDASTPAAPIVQWLAEDYGVGRGHAMAMVHVITKGPQISAKHVGSGGTHADPTDTLWLDGAATNPHP
- a CDS encoding carbohydrate ABC transporter permease; this translates as MKVRVFALNAGLLLVGGIVVLPFFWMILSAFKSNSEILSFDQSFLPREWTLENFVSIQTKLDFFRLFFNSVLLSVTITALSVYTSLVGGFVFAKYTFRGRGALFAVILSTMMITWAVVIIPRYTIFRSIGLTDSYASIIIPAVISAFGIFMMRQSMDSIPDEILEAARIDGASEWFIFHRIVAPLSVNAISALSIFQFLWVWEDYLWPYLMISSEEKQVLAVGLTTFRGQYGTDYGGLFAATTLAIVPVLVVYILFQRRFIAGAASAALKG
- a CDS encoding cupin domain-containing protein, producing the protein MDEVVELIPAETLRIGSGRTRRFVGREHGAGLSYFFVDNDPGQGPELHRHPYTETWIVLEGEADVTIGDRVLQATAGDTVTAPLWTWHRFVNCGTSRLRIVCMHASPVIIQEWWDSRGTLDIPSLTD
- a CDS encoding glycoside hydrolase family 31 protein, encoding MAEESMISLSDGKPAPAADGATLTGPGYRISVLTDRLIRIEWDPQERFVDDKTQQVQNRSFPVPRFGVVRTDRGIELTTDSLRLRYDERMPSTSGLAITLLTGATDVHYTTWRPGQEYPQTLPARGNLGSTARTLDEIDGRIDVLPGILSTFGFGVLDDSESLILSDDGWIRPRDRADESVDIYFFGYGRDFAAALGDFHALTGPIPLVPRFALGNWWSRYWAYHEQEYLSLMERFRENDVPLSVAVIDMDWHVVDVDPAIGTGWTGYTWNTDLFPDPPRFLSALHDQGLAVTLNLHPADGIRRHEAAYPDVAEALGVDPARGLGIDFEVSSREFMTAYQDHVLGPLEEQGVDFWWIDWQSGAYSGMPGLDPLWMLNHTHFHSSARAGRRPLTFSRYTERGGHRYPVGFSGDTIVSWASLAFQPEFTATAANAGFTWWSHDIGGHMNGSHDVELAVRWLQFGVVSPINRLHSSTNPFSSKEPWAYGEPAATIMRRYLRLRHRLIPMLYTGAWAAHRDNVSIVRPLYHDSPREGGAYRHPDQYLLGEHLLVVPITAPRERLSQLATASAWLPEGQWVDLITGLRYRGSREVLLTRALDEYPVLARAGAVVPLDSDPMSDAAVAPARMELLVVVGDATSTLVEDDGAAQPEPGIVRFTQTLERRSDGRADITVTASHTGAPIPARQVRIRIPGVCAAESVSLEGGPTLRSELLPPDPETLAPAGLGADLGEVSLADGFTLRVRGAERSAPFDPERLFAQLQRAEIAYDTKRLVWEAVSDHESADAIAAMNLPQELRDAIAEQLLAITAW
- a CDS encoding LacI family DNA-binding transcriptional regulator; the encoded protein is MVTIADIARVCGVSKMTVSNVLNGRDERVSAATRERVRKTADDLNYQPSAAARSLSAARSEIISLVYYDAAEGDLGLSNPHDAMLLGEIERHVSAAGKHLMIHAATDAADTARRLRSWNVDGAVFLGVLADDVEQLRRHQDVPMVFIDAYTDAEISTVGLDDEQGSYEATRLLLAAGHRSIAFVGPRATSDGVINARYTGYRRALSEAGLDADQTQVVANVSFADAEAAADKLLAHPVKLTAAVVTADILAIGLIKALSRRGIQVPTDFSLVGFDDLPIAAMVTPTLSTVRQDIAEKARAAVELLTDQLGGRRDPRRITLKPRLVERESVAPPRAR